A portion of the Burkholderia pseudomultivorans genome contains these proteins:
- a CDS encoding 3-hydroxybutyrate dehydrogenase has protein sequence MAADLSGKTAVVTGAASGIGKEIALELAKAGAAVAIADLNQDGANAVADEIVKAGGKAIGVAMDVTNEEAVNSGIDKVADTFGSVDILVSNAGIQIVNPIENYSFADWKKMQAIHVDGAFLTTKAALKHMYKDDRGGVVIYMGSVHSHEASPLKSAYVTAKHGLLGLARVLAKEGAKHNVRSHVVCPGFVRTPLVDKQIPEQAKELGISEEEVIKKVMLGNTVDGVFTTVQDVAQTVLFLSAFPSAALTGQSVVVSHGWFMQ, from the coding sequence ATGGCAGCAGATCTGAGCGGCAAGACCGCAGTCGTCACGGGCGCCGCGAGCGGCATCGGCAAGGAAATCGCGCTGGAACTCGCGAAGGCGGGCGCGGCGGTCGCGATCGCCGACCTGAACCAGGACGGCGCGAACGCCGTTGCCGACGAGATCGTCAAGGCGGGCGGCAAGGCGATCGGCGTGGCGATGGACGTGACCAACGAGGAAGCCGTCAACAGCGGCATCGACAAGGTGGCCGACACCTTCGGCTCGGTCGACATCCTCGTGTCGAACGCGGGCATCCAGATCGTCAACCCGATCGAGAACTACTCGTTCGCCGACTGGAAGAAGATGCAGGCGATCCACGTCGACGGCGCGTTCCTGACGACGAAGGCCGCGCTCAAGCACATGTACAAGGACGATCGCGGCGGCGTCGTGATCTACATGGGCTCGGTGCACTCGCACGAAGCATCGCCGCTGAAGTCGGCGTACGTGACGGCCAAGCACGGCCTGCTGGGCTTGGCGCGCGTGCTGGCGAAGGAAGGCGCGAAGCACAACGTGCGCTCGCACGTCGTGTGTCCGGGATTCGTGCGCACGCCGCTGGTCGACAAGCAGATTCCCGAGCAGGCGAAGGAACTGGGCATCAGCGAAGAGGAAGTGATCAAGAAGGTGATGCTGGGCAACACGGTCGACGGCGTGTTCACGACGGTGCAGGACGTCGCGCAGACGGTGCTGTTCCTGTCGGCATTCCCGAGCGCGGCGCTGACCGGACAGTCGGTGGTCGTCAGCCACGGCTGGTTCATGCAGTAA